In a genomic window of Nostoc sp. UHCC 0870:
- a CDS encoding RecQ family ATP-dependent DNA helicase, producing MNPHKTKSWEEVRAAFQKIWGYEDFRPPQGEIVNSLLSQKDALIIMPTGGGKSICFQLPALLQTGLTLVVSPLVALMENQVQELLQSQQKAALLHSELPSFQRRATLQALDRQQLRLLYLSPETLLSPPVWERLCQPQLQINGLILDEAHCLVQWGETFRPAYRRLGAVRPALLKHKPPGTKISIAAFTATADPLAQKTIQTVLQLQQPEIFRLNPYRPNLHPTVRIAWTPRGRKQQLVKFIQNRPQQAGLIYVRTRRDSENLAAWLAEMGYKTASYHAGLGATERRAVEASWLGGKIPFVVCTCAFGMGINKPDVRWVIHYHAPHLLSEYVQEIGRAGRDGKPAEALTLVSEPTGWLDPDDKQRQQFFQEQMRSQQQKAQQLIKKLPQQGEVNAITKQFPDSAIALALLHSGGQLSWLDPFNYKIEHKVKKQSSTQLQASQQMTQYLTTKQCRWQFLLNAFGFGEEANNWHCGHCDNCRKYFQ from the coding sequence ATGAATCCTCACAAAACGAAATCCTGGGAAGAAGTTCGGGCTGCTTTTCAAAAAATCTGGGGTTATGAAGATTTTCGTCCGCCACAGGGAGAAATCGTCAACAGTTTATTATCACAAAAAGATGCACTCATAATCATGCCCACAGGGGGCGGAAAATCAATTTGTTTTCAACTACCTGCACTGCTACAAACAGGGTTGACTTTGGTTGTTTCTCCATTAGTAGCCCTCATGGAAAATCAAGTACAGGAACTTCTTCAAAGTCAGCAAAAAGCCGCATTGTTGCATAGTGAATTACCATCATTTCAACGACGTGCAACTTTGCAAGCATTAGACAGACAACAGCTAAGATTACTGTATTTATCACCAGAAACTTTATTAAGTCCCCCAGTTTGGGAACGCTTATGTCAGCCACAATTGCAAATTAATGGCTTAATCTTAGATGAAGCACATTGTCTGGTGCAGTGGGGTGAAACTTTTCGCCCAGCTTACCGCAGATTAGGGGCTGTTAGACCTGCATTACTCAAACATAAGCCACCAGGAACTAAAATTAGCATTGCTGCATTTACCGCTACGGCTGACCCCTTAGCGCAAAAAACTATCCAAACAGTTTTACAATTACAGCAACCTGAGATTTTTCGCCTCAATCCCTACCGTCCTAATTTGCATCCCACCGTCCGCATTGCTTGGACACCAAGGGGGAGAAAACAGCAATTAGTCAAATTTATTCAAAATCGACCACAACAAGCTGGATTAATTTATGTCCGCACCAGGCGAGATAGTGAAAATCTAGCTGCTTGGTTAGCAGAGATGGGTTATAAAACCGCTAGCTATCATGCAGGTTTGGGTGCAACAGAACGCCGGGCTGTTGAAGCTAGTTGGTTGGGTGGTAAGATTCCCTTTGTGGTGTGTACCTGCGCCTTTGGGATGGGGATAAATAAACCTGATGTGCGCTGGGTTATTCACTATCACGCGCCGCACCTGTTGTCTGAATATGTGCAGGAAATTGGACGTGCGGGAAGGGATGGTAAACCGGCTGAGGCTTTGACATTAGTGAGTGAGCCTACAGGGTGGCTAGATCCAGATGATAAACAAAGACAACAGTTTTTTCAAGAACAAATGCGATCGCAGCAGCAAAAAGCCCAGCAGTTAATCAAAAAACTACCACAACAGGGAGAAGTTAACGCTATAACTAAACAATTTCCCGATAGTGCGATCGCTTTAGCTTTACTGCATAGTGGTGGACAATTAAGCTGGCTTGATCCTTTCAATTACAAAATAGAACACAAGGTAAAAAAACAGTCATCAACACAATTGCAGGCTTCCCAGCAAATGACTCAATACTTAACTACTAAACAGTGCCGTTGGCAGTTTTTGTTAAATGCCTTCGGTTTTGGCGAGGAAGCCAATAACTGGCACTGTGGACACTGTGATAATTGTCGAAAATACTTTCAATAA
- a CDS encoding PEP-CTERM sorting domain-containing protein — translation MKPTCNQITAKIAVVAVTSMATLINVSSANAANFELDWQGDQGYTATGKFSYNDIFDGTIVTRDQLNRFAISFFSPDGNLLQAFNYSFPNPADTTFNFNFDTVTKTVLQTGNYDAANGFDLGIDFNTVVTGLDFYTYLNPAEGLQTARIFLKDDLSPEVCSTFPNCRLDNGGQLTATMIPEPGTILGLLVVGSLGGFLKKKPAST, via the coding sequence ATGAAACCCACTTGTAACCAAATCACAGCGAAAATAGCCGTTGTTGCTGTCACCTCAATGGCTACTTTAATTAATGTTTCTAGTGCCAATGCAGCTAATTTTGAGCTTGATTGGCAAGGAGACCAAGGTTATACAGCAACAGGAAAGTTCAGCTATAACGATATTTTTGATGGAACTATTGTCACCAGAGATCAGCTAAATAGATTTGCTATTTCCTTCTTTAGCCCCGATGGAAATTTGTTGCAAGCATTCAATTATAGTTTTCCTAATCCTGCTGATACTACTTTCAATTTCAACTTTGATACAGTTACAAAAACTGTGCTGCAAACTGGCAACTATGACGCAGCTAACGGCTTTGATTTAGGCATCGACTTTAACACCGTAGTAACAGGGTTAGATTTCTATACTTATCTCAATCCAGCTGAAGGACTACAAACAGCGAGGATTTTCCTGAAAGATGACCTATCCCCAGAAGTGTGCAGTACATTTCCAAACTGTAGATTGGATAATGGTGGTCAGTTAACAGCAACCATGATTCCTGAACCTGGCACAATTTTAGGTTTGTTGGTAGTTGGTTCTTTGGGCGGATTCTTAAAGAAAAAGCCAGCATCTACCTAA
- a CDS encoding alkaline phosphatase PhoX, whose product MQLSRRKFFTLAGASAAGTLAVSPLEALVARKAFGQRIGRGYGSLLPDPNGLLELPEGFQYRILSRTGDLMADGNPVPGTHDGMAAFPGGRNTTILICNHELSNTSGTEVRVPNRYDPVSRGGTTTLVVGPNRQLIKQFASLGGTIRNCAGGPTPWGSWITCEENVSVPGSPDGSTRYHGYNFEVPASATQPVEPVPLIAMGRFNHEAVAVDPATGYVYQTEDRGDSLFYRFIPNVPGKLAEGGKLEALVIKGRPQSITNNRGANSGLYPIGQKFAVEWVEILNPDPATDNVRAEGFNAGAAQFSRGEGIWYGNGEIYFCATNGGANSGGQVWRYIPRDETIDLFVESPSRDDLEAPDNIVVAPFGDLILCEDGGGENYLRGVTPQGELYNFARNALNSSELCGACFSPDGKTMFVNIQSPGIIFAIWGPWSSKRG is encoded by the coding sequence ATGCAATTATCAAGACGCAAATTCTTCACATTAGCGGGTGCTAGTGCGGCTGGCACTTTAGCTGTATCTCCTTTGGAAGCACTTGTTGCCAGAAAAGCCTTTGGTCAAAGAATTGGCAGAGGATATGGGTCGCTTTTACCAGACCCCAATGGTTTGTTAGAGTTACCCGAAGGATTTCAGTATCGAATTTTATCTCGTACTGGCGACCTCATGGCCGATGGCAATCCAGTTCCTGGTACTCACGATGGTATGGCGGCTTTCCCTGGAGGTAGAAACACAACAATTCTGATTTGCAACCATGAACTAAGCAACACTTCTGGTACAGAAGTAAGAGTGCCGAATCGCTACGATCCCGTTAGCAGAGGTGGTACTACTACCCTGGTTGTAGGGCCTAATCGTCAACTAATCAAACAGTTTGCCTCTCTCGGTGGAACTATTCGTAACTGTGCAGGTGGTCCAACTCCTTGGGGTTCATGGATTACTTGTGAAGAAAATGTCAGCGTACCTGGTAGCCCTGATGGGTCTACAAGATACCACGGTTATAACTTTGAGGTGCCAGCTAGTGCTACTCAGCCTGTAGAGCCAGTACCTCTAATTGCTATGGGACGCTTTAATCATGAAGCTGTGGCTGTAGACCCTGCAACTGGATATGTCTATCAGACTGAAGATAGAGGAGATAGTCTCTTCTACCGCTTTATTCCTAACGTACCTGGCAAGCTAGCAGAGGGTGGTAAGCTCGAAGCTCTAGTCATCAAAGGTAGACCTCAAAGCATCACTAATAATAGAGGTGCTAATAGCGGACTATACCCAATAGGACAGAAATTTGCTGTAGAGTGGGTGGAAATTCTTAACCCTGACCCAGCTACAGATAATGTCCGAGCAGAAGGTTTTAACGCGGGTGCAGCTCAGTTTTCCCGTGGAGAAGGCATTTGGTATGGCAACGGTGAGATTTACTTCTGTGCTACTAATGGTGGCGCAAATAGTGGTGGTCAGGTCTGGCGGTACATTCCCAGAGATGAGACAATTGACCTGTTTGTAGAGTCTCCATCTAGAGATGATCTTGAAGCTCCTGATAACATTGTTGTAGCACCTTTTGGTGATCTCATCCTTTGCGAAGATGGGGGTGGTGAAAATTACTTAAGAGGTGTAACACCCCAAGGTGAACTCTATAATTTTGCACGTAACGCCTTGAATAGTAGCGAATTGTGTGGAGCTTGCTTCTCTCCCGATGGTAAGACGATGTTTGTCAACATCCAAAGCCCCGGTATTATTTTCGCAATTTGGGGTCCTTGGAGTAGTAAAAGGGGCTAA